The Streptomyces sp. NBC_01244 genome contains a region encoding:
- a CDS encoding lipocalin-like domain-containing protein encodes MSRTEDCRMAERPADYQRLGIARGEIAPWEDGFRSRPGGPGTFEWWYFDSVLDDGSTLVINFMAKDFRVGKGVDQPPAPVVTIELDRPDGSHIERTSPTHPDDFDFATDRCDVRIGRNHFSGDLHTYRIHAEIDGVVADITLTGQVPSWRPETGHVVFGEEKQKYFAWLPSVPQGTVEATLTIDGKSETRTGTGYHDHNWGDAEMARLMHHWYWARAEAGDYTVIASYITAAKKYDSAEIPIFMLAKNGKIVADKGHLVRFTKSDEQPDPVTGKPVANTVVYDYDATAEGGERFRVTFRRENTIVQDRMIESLDGPKRVLAKLAGFNGAYLRFTGQVTVEHLTHGVDADSVSAPALWELMYFGKH; translated from the coding sequence ATGTCCCGCACCGAGGACTGCCGCATGGCCGAGCGACCGGCCGACTACCAGCGTCTGGGAATCGCCAGGGGCGAGATCGCTCCCTGGGAGGACGGCTTCCGCTCCCGGCCCGGGGGCCCCGGGACCTTCGAGTGGTGGTACTTCGACTCCGTACTCGACGACGGCTCCACCCTGGTCATCAACTTCATGGCCAAGGACTTCCGCGTGGGCAAGGGAGTCGACCAGCCGCCGGCGCCCGTGGTCACCATCGAGCTCGACCGCCCCGACGGCAGCCATATCGAACGGACCTCGCCGACACATCCGGACGACTTCGACTTCGCCACCGACCGGTGCGACGTCCGGATCGGCCGCAACCACTTCTCCGGTGACCTGCACACCTACCGAATCCACGCCGAGATCGATGGTGTGGTCGCCGACATCACCCTCACGGGGCAGGTGCCCTCCTGGCGGCCGGAGACCGGACACGTCGTGTTCGGTGAGGAGAAGCAGAAGTACTTCGCGTGGCTGCCGTCCGTCCCGCAGGGCACGGTCGAGGCCACCCTCACCATCGACGGCAAGTCCGAGACCCGCACGGGCACGGGCTACCACGACCACAACTGGGGCGACGCGGAGATGGCCCGCCTCATGCACCACTGGTACTGGGCACGCGCCGAGGCGGGCGACTACACCGTGATCGCTTCGTATATCACCGCCGCCAAGAAGTACGACTCCGCCGAGATCCCCATCTTCATGCTCGCCAAGAACGGCAAGATCGTCGCCGACAAGGGGCACCTGGTGCGCTTCACCAAGTCCGACGAGCAGCCGGACCCGGTCACGGGGAAGCCCGTCGCGAACACCGTCGTGTACGACTACGACGCCACCGCCGAGGGCGGCGAACGCTTCCGCGTCACCTTCCGACGCGAGAACACCATCGTGCAGGACCGCATGATCGAGTCCCTCGACGGCCCCAAGCGGGTCCTTGCCAAGCTAGCCGGATTCAACGGGGCCTACCTGCGCTTCACCGGCCAGGTCACCGTCGAGCACCTCACGCACGGCGTGGACGCCGACAGCGTGAGCGCACCGGCCCTGTGGGAACTCATGTACTTCGGCAAGCACTGA
- a CDS encoding TetR/AcrR family transcriptional regulator: MVNAVRTRGRPRKDEAPAPEDEVLQAALRAFATHGFGGVSIRTLNRELGVSHNLLHQRFGSKEAVWRASVDWGFGHLVAELLGSDDESGEPMARLHSFVRTFVHFSAQHPELLRVMNIEGVQSSDRLDYIADTFVEPIIDLFLPLRDALVERGEIRPVPPEVIFHMITSGGGSMFASRGLTTRLFTDAPLAPERAGEYADTFADLIINALRP; encoded by the coding sequence ATGGTCAACGCCGTGCGCACTCGGGGCCGCCCCCGCAAGGACGAGGCACCCGCCCCCGAGGACGAGGTACTCCAAGCCGCGCTGCGCGCGTTCGCCACGCACGGTTTCGGTGGAGTGTCGATACGCACCCTCAACCGCGAACTCGGAGTGAGCCACAACCTGCTCCACCAGCGGTTCGGCTCGAAGGAAGCCGTATGGCGCGCCTCCGTGGACTGGGGTTTCGGCCACCTAGTGGCCGAACTCCTCGGCTCCGACGACGAATCAGGCGAGCCAATGGCCCGGCTGCACTCCTTCGTGCGGACCTTCGTCCACTTCTCCGCCCAGCACCCGGAACTCCTGCGGGTGATGAACATCGAGGGTGTCCAGTCCAGCGACCGGCTCGACTACATCGCCGACACCTTCGTGGAGCCGATCATCGACCTCTTCCTGCCGCTGCGGGATGCCCTGGTCGAACGCGGTGAGATCAGGCCGGTACCGCCCGAGGTGATCTTCCACATGATCACGTCTGGTGGCGGGTCCATGTTCGCGAGCCGGGGGCTGACCACGCGGCTCTTCACGGATGCGCCACTCGCGCCGGAGCGCGCCGGCGAGTACGCCGACACCTTCGCCGACCTCATCATCAACGCCCTTCGCCCCTGA